Within bacterium, the genomic segment GCATAAGCCATTATTTTTTGAACTGCAGCATTCTTATGTATTTTTTCAAACGGTTCCGGCAGGAGATTTCTCTCTGCAGAACTTTCAAGCGCAACAGAAAGGCATACAGCCTGTTCAAGAAATTTCTGTTCAAATCTTTTCTGATTTTCTTCACCGCCTGCAACTTTTATATTATCAGGCATTGGAAATGTTGAAACCGGTATTGATAAATTTTCTGCGAGCACTTCAGAAAGATGTTTTAATCTTGCTCCTCCTCCTGCAAGATATAAAGAGGATACATCCGTACCTCCGGAATTTTCTTTATAAAAGACAAATGATCTGTGGATTTCACCTGACAATCTCTCTACAACAGGACGCATCATTGCGCCGACTTCTGTTAACGGCGCTCCCCTGAAAGTCATTCCGTCTGAAAAACCTAGAGGATATCCGTATCTCTGTTTAAATTCCACTGCTTCATCTGATGAAAACTGTATTGCTCTGCCTTCATGGAAAATTGTGCCTGTAACAGATTTGGTGAAATCATCTCCTCCTACTGCAATCTCCCTGAAAAAATCTACTAATCCATCTTTAAAAAAGACAAGCACGCTGTGCTCTGCGCCTATATCAAGAATTGCCGTTGATCCGGTTCTCTGCTCCTCCGGCAAAAAATCCAGCAAATTCGACAGAGACACTATTGACGGAATCGCTTTATGTGGAATAATGTGATTACTTGTAAAACTTAAAAGCCTGTTATAAACTTCTGCTTCCGGAAGCCCTAAAACTACATATTGTGTATTTCCGGGGGTATCAATATCAGGGCCCACAGCAGTGCAGTCACAAATAACACTGCCCCCGCCGATTTCACCCTCAACCTGCTGTGACAGCCCCAGTCTTACTGCTTCCTGCATATCCTTTGCAGGCATTTTTGGAAAACTTTCTTTTTTTATAATAAGTTGGGGGCTGTCAAACCCTGCAACTATCTTTGCTTTCTTTCTAAGG encodes:
- the pilM gene encoding pilus assembly protein PilM — encoded protein: MKQKSFTYQKEQPWPFVLGVDLSSTSIKYMLLRRRGSSFLIEAYGRFAISDQEYDLSAKVDEIFSSVLPKNLRKKAKIVAGFDSPQLIIKKESFPKMPAKDMQEAVRLGLSQQVEGEIGGGSVICDCTAVGPDIDTPGNTQYVVLGLPEAEVYNRLLSFTSNHIIPHKAIPSIVSLSNLLDFLPEEQRTGSTAILDIGAEHSVLVFFKDGLVDFFREIAVGGDDFTKSVTGTIFHEGRAIQFSSDEAVEFKQRYGYPLGFSDGMTFRGAPLTEVGAMMRPVVERLSGEIHRSFVFYKENSGGTDVSSLYLAGGGARLKHLSEVLAENLSIPVSTFPMPDNIKVAGGEENQKRFEQKFLEQAVCLSVALESSAERNLLPEPFEKIHKNAAVQKIMAYAAGGLMIVLLLISNSVKNHNVKLGRNVAEIEARIRKAPSRGDEFARLKKRQALLSGQLNDLITKSSQDSTVIDILRLVSNIIPDHLKLIYMDFGKEAVKPQASRRVRAAKKKNAETEKPKTVLKMAGWTKNPPNDAGIYLAKFVVELEKSGFFSEVTVGHEETSEEDKSYMFEISAYLKE